In the Rhinoderma darwinii isolate aRhiDar2 chromosome 13, aRhiDar2.hap1, whole genome shotgun sequence genome, one interval contains:
- the HM13 gene encoding signal peptide peptidase isoform X1, translating into MAEPESSVLHNDSDAAVNGTGRLANSPEGTALAYGSLLGMALLPIFFGAIRSVNCAQGKNSSDMPETITSRDAARFPIIASCTLFGLYLFFKIFSQEYINLLLSMYFFILGVLALAHTISPAINRLFPENFPNKQYQLLFTQGSGDSKVEVVNYEFDTRDLVCLVLSGVVGVWYLLKKHWIANNLFGLAFALNGVELLHLNNVSTGCILLGGLFIYDIFWVFGTNVMVTVAKSFEAPIKLVFPQDLLERGLQASNFAMLGLGDIVIPGIFIALLLRFDISLKKNSHTYFYTSFLAYIFGLALTIFVMHTFKHAQPALLYLVPACIGFPLLVALVKGEITEMFRYEEQPKETATDEQEKKDD; encoded by the exons ATGGCGGAGCCGGAGTCCTCGGTTCTGCACAATGACAGCGATGCTGCCGTCAACGGCACCGGGAGGCTGGCGAACTCTCCGGAGGGGACGGCACTGGCGTACGGCAGTCTGCTGGGGATGGCTTTGCTCCCCATCTTTTTCGGCGCTATAAGGAGCGTTAACTGTGCCCAGGGCAAG AATTCATCGGACATGCCGGAGACGATCACCAGCAGGGACGCCGCCAGGTTCCCCATCATTGCCAGCTGCACCCTCTTTGGGCTGTACCTGTTTTTTAAA ATCTTCTCCCAGGAATATATTAACCTCTTACTGTCCATGTACTTCTTCATCCTCGGGGTCCTGGCTTTGGCGCACACTATAAG CCCCGCCATAAACCGACTCTTCCCAGAAAACTtccccaacaaacagtatcagctTCTCTTCACTCAGGGCTCCGGAGACAGTAAAGTAG AGGTTGTAAATTACGAGTTTGACACCCGGGACCTGGTCTGTCTGGTTCTGAGTGGCGTGGTCGGGGTCTGGTACCTCCTGAAGAAG CACTGGATTGCCAATAACCTATTCGGATTGGCATTTGCCCTCAACGGGGTGGAGCTCCTGCACCTTAACAACGTCAGTACCGGCTGCATCCTGCTGGGGGGGCTCTTCATCTATGACATCTTCTGG gttttcggGACCAACGTCATGGTGACTGTGGCCAAATCCTTTGAGGCACCAATAAAGC TGGTTTTCCCTCAGGATCTGCTGGAGAGGGGACTTCAAGCCAGCAATTTTGCCATGCTGGGACTGGGTGATATTGTCATTCCAG GCATCTTCATTGCTTTGTTACTCCGTTTTGACATCAG CTTAAAGAAGAATTCTCACACTTATTTTTACACCAGCTTCTTGGCGTACATCTTTGGCCTGGCTCTGACTATATTTGTGATGCACACCTTCAAACACGCTCAG CCGGCGCTCCTGTACCTGGTCCCGGCTTGTATTGGTTTCCCTCTGCTCGTGGCTCTGGTGAAAGGAGAGATCACCGAGATGTTTAG